The DNA segment TCGACGCCCTCCTCGGTAACGACGTTGGCGTCGGCGACGTGGGGCTGGTCGATCGGCCGGCCGATCTGGCTGAGCAACCGGATCCGCAGGTCGCGGATCCCGTCGACCTCGCTCACGACCGATTCGGCGATCTCGGTCGAGAGGAGGTTGTAGATCTTCCCGATGTGGTTGACGGGGTTCTTCCCCGAGGTGGCCTCCATCGACATCGAGCGGTTGGGCGTGATCAGCCCGTTCGCGCGATTGCCCCGCCCCACCGAGCCGTCGTCGCCCTGCTCGGCGCTCGTGCCGGTCGTCGTGAGGTAGATCGATCCCTCCTCGTAGTCGTCGGCGGTGTTGACGTGGACGGAGACGTCGCGGTCGGTGTACTGCTCGGAGAGCTCGGCGACGTGTTCGCGGACGTCCGTCACGGCGTCGTCGTACTCGTCGAGGTCGGCGACGTAAGCGTCGACCATCGCGACGGCGACGGTGATGTCGATCCGGTCGTCCTCGCGCTTGCCCATGATCTTGACGTCGGGACCGATCACGGGGTTGGCCTCGCTGTAGCCGCCGTTGAGGCTTCGCTCGGTCTCGAGGACGATCTGCTCGGTCTCGGTGAGCGGGGCGTGGCCGACGCCGAAGCTCGTGTCGTTGGCCATCGGTACCGTCGCGCCCTCCTCGCCGAAGACCTCCTGGAGGTCGCCCGACCCCTCGCCGAGCTTCACGTCGATGATGACGTCGGT comes from the Halalkalicoccus sp. CG83 genome and includes:
- a CDS encoding methionine adenosyltransferase, producing MTERNIRVEPIDRRAVEDQEVEIVERKGLGHPDSICDGISESVSRALSQEYIERVGKVLHYNTDETQLVAGNAAPAFGGGEMVDPIYLLIVGRATKEYEGTRIPTGKIALEAARDHLAATVPELEFGTDVIIDVKLGEGSGDLQEVFGEEGATVPMANDTSFGVGHAPLTETEQIVLETERSLNGGYSEANPVIGPDVKIMGKREDDRIDITVAVAMVDAYVADLDEYDDAVTDVREHVAELSEQYTDRDVSVHVNTADDYEEGSIYLTTTGTSAEQGDDGSVGRGNRANGLITPNRSMSMEATSGKNPVNHIGKIYNLLSTEIAESVVSEVDGIRDLRIRLLSQIGRPIDQPHVADANVVTEEGVELADIEDEISEIIDEDLSNVTDITQRVIDGKLTTF